The Anastrepha ludens isolate Willacy chromosome 2, idAnaLude1.1, whole genome shotgun sequence genome contains a region encoding:
- the LOC128863044 gene encoding putative transcription factor capicua isoform X2 — MVKAVTARATATTAALYIANHRLQLQQEQPSGKKSAQHQQQQAENFFAPQQQQKQIQSEHREQQFVVGAEEPCAKRVAVASPSKMVIPSSAATASATTTSSASTSSSIATTNATTTATTTNNGNTNAAGQQQTQQQQNALYHQQQQQQQHTPASHNSQQSAPRQHPKKRKFDPAELDRQQTSPQPQQQQPQHGVGTTSFASSSATTTSWNDANILSAVKNGNGNGNGNASNNSGSSPLSMKNGNVAAASMAMPSTTTTNVIVSSAGNNRVWATTTTTTCAPEVTAPTEMVYTAIRSTSQQQHSPATQSMVVCPMMATTFAATSVPLGVVVGAGANSSTGATVVTTAGRGATSLESPEKRIIVTSAQPSSTYKLQNVAGVSNNANSNRTVTPTSNATLQQQRFAYQHHLQQQQQQQPVVALQQQQPLAANLDLSEWSNTRVLAKLNNFYASGIIRQTTSHNGNSASNAEAASSSASASPNGRPPSAATPNSILVEFDPPENCTQRYTDVLGNGRFNVILDASPPLADINLDTRVCVRSQIEGRSGYVFVEGMVTDINTHTKQFTVQINTDSTPIFKKVKRADLRLLLPPWWDELRELSPSPHTSGAHKVGSAHSAVLTPPQQHRNASGSSTNVPPHKGSAGHHSQLTYVAMRYDGKCPAHLTPTSAQQHPQHMASYSAASAAQQQQHLQKQEEYYRTTATSPFQTVGGSGQPLLVNASTSATIGKHNGNGNIGATSVPEIVVSQQQLQLSATNSHQPHPQHSSVVLSQSPSDDLQRRQTRQYDEFESDDELKGVQIDGYTLGDGDPEKLSAGSKRSSVQSRGSTSSTPRSQATTPHRFKKGDIVQSESGVRKKYNGKQWRRLCGMCSKESQRRGLCSRHLNQKGSALRPNGASRFPSDMNSRSSSKTQADEDTSRDSETSPNYRVAGRSDQEETDVANILVSLSSSRSATPSYSSPVNHGTSPMNVTHSPVPVVSNRQNFFTPIGGGPVATADTHTAKWKAAASPIQYGPVGYSQVIRPESVRAQGAAAAPPPQQSPVSMVVHHQTATLPSSATAATHLLGANSNVHHSSLQSAHHAPPPPPATAHQQQHQQHLQQPTLAHAHMPLSPAAPPPPPPVVSSAVIAPPRPPASVVAGVGHATTSVIRISPAAAAAAAAAAAANNGTAANGVLGGNAAPTLPQSFHPVIVDPTQLVSLLSPAGGNPALQAGQPTLVSISSGLGVGVNSSLLAAAHQQHMQHQAPPPPPMSNEKTIPKNGFPPGSIYQWQTLLPTISQSPVKPTNFTIAGIIPPTAETPPPQQQQQQSAQGINLINHHGAHNHHSNHSLSESHNTVMDLDSPEKPLNFSTSDAAAMSGSLSASGAGASGGIGGNSGPLEDNDDQLDDDVFEPSAHLAHPKPKHARFAINSSSDNYRYSNSLANECGNDGMGEPKTPTTTANSGTGHHQTAAKRRSQSLSALQQQQQQQQQQAKGAAGGGGGPGASDKEPLSPVTINKIRRPMNAFMIFSKKHRKLVHKKHPNQDNRTVSKILGEWWYALKPEQKAKYHELASSVKDAHFKLHPEWKWCSKDRRKSSSSGKGGAGGGPPGIGDAKQRNDSMDGTEALGADMPIQSPGSVGASSNTAADSQGDIIPLTIEETLGHVKEEKQRIKSEIVQSDETQSDDEHMLVVDEPTNNKQANNNTNPAHQDATMKQIDLKCRERVTDSDVEDAAYDYRKSTTLAGKNVKNKNTAENEKHSTSEVSCIKNEIQTKMDALEHSGASTSGNSVSSTGTERDITLKPKAIKPYASNIESSILSPQKLPMYSYNSPKNPIGVTPFQPTGGAFKTMPISPKSVKLDEQQPQQIHIKQEDIKQELVSPYKMNGGGGVFTFNVPIGAAACLSQKQQQQQAAGHPLRSPNTMEGTRAGAANSSVPSSPAAATVAISAAAPTCFASAPAMTPTQILTATSGGNGGIAGGQKQILFTVNNMLNQYAILPMQPQTESSASAGGNGSAGCGPIKPTPISYVNYKKNNGQSAFGVNTNIGGNSAVPNTNNNSILMHNYTEATPKSPPYKSLPTTPKSACSSSTFALNPPDSAGKRSSDGSTASAVDADDEQNDVGGKQQFILAPTPAQLGRAKCQRRKNLSSNNLSNDNNNVNSFSTTALIGNNSNSISTKKLNSPIMVDSSSPIIGNVNTVVSSITSALPTPTSSTTTPNSDEHMPTTPSAVNSNSSSSIVSGISGMMNPKSPLKSTSTSATKKKNGDTDSVLKEVDFEKKYQALPQFKPEDCLSPSAIAVPSSPRVYGTNYRKKNAPQPSAPPKKLCEDDSAIETASVPSTPSQRFFGPDFSIEQLNLDNSDETDRSPRTPQTPLQSARSDASEKGHRKVLEIRRNYVYQLFSEQGMFPSAQATMQFQKKHIDVFPRKQDLQLKIREVRQKCMSQPGFTPHSAGPITPSAETSISIASTTATSTTALNLNTGSNANSGDTSTQANSE, encoded by the exons ATGGTCAAAGCGGTCACAGCGCGAGCAACAGCAACTACGGCCGCATTGTACATAGCAAATCATCGTTTACAGCTACAGCAAGAGCAGCCTAGCGGCAAGAAGTCTGctcaacatcagcagcaacaaGCAGAGAATTTTTTCGcgccacagcaacaacaaaaacaaattcaaagtgAACATCGTGAGCAGCAGTTTGTTGTTGGTGCCGAGGAGCCGTGCGCAAAACGTGTTGCTGTTGCATCGCCTAGCAAAATGGTAATACCGTCGTCGGCGGCAAcagcatcagcaacaacaacctcaTCAGCGTCCACATCCTCGTCCATCGCAACCACAAACGCAACCACAACTGCAACAACGACAAATAATGGTAATACAAATGCTGCCGGTCAGCAACAGACGCAGCAACAGCAAAATGCTCTCTatcaccagcagcagcagcaacaacaacacacgcCCGCTAGCCACAACAGCCAGCAGTCGGCTCCGCGGCAGCATCCGAAGAAGCGGAAATTCGACCCAGCCGAACTTGACCGGCAACAAACGTCACCACAgccgcagcaacaacaaccgcaaCATGGTGTCGGCACAACTTCGTTCGCGTCAAGTTCCGCGACGACCACGTCCTGGAATGATGCGAATATATTGTCAGCGGTCAAGAACGGCAACGGTAACGGAAATGGGAACGCTAGCAACAACAGCGGCTCTTCACCGCTGAGCATGAAGAACGGTAACGTGGCGGCGGCATCGATGGCAAtgccatcaacaacaacaaccaatgtTATTGTTAGCAGTGCTGGAAATAATCGTGTGTgggcaacgacaacaacaacaacatgtgcTCCGGAAGTCACGGCACCGACGGAGATGGTCTATACAGCGATACGTTCTACGTCGCAGCAGCAACACTCACCGGCGACGCAGTCGATGGTTGTGTGTCCAATGATGGCGACGACGTTTGCTGCGACGTCTGTACCATTAGGAGTCGTAGTTGGCGCTGGCGCCAACAGTAGCACCGGAGCGACAGTTGTAACGACGGCCGGACGCGGCGCCACCTCGCTGGAGAGTCCCGAGAAGCGCATTATAGTAACAAG CGCGCAGCCGTCGAGTACTTATAAGCTGCAGAATGTAGCTGGTGTTAGCAACAATGCCAACAGTAATCGCACTGTGACGCCTACCAGCAATGCGACATTGCAGCAACAACGTTTCGCCTACCAGCACcatctgcaacaacaacaacaacagcagcctgTCGTTGCCTTGCAGCAACAGCAGCCCCTAGCGGCTAATTTAGATCTCAGCGAATGGTCAAATACGCGCGTATTGGCCAAATTAAATAACTTCTATGCATCGGGTATCATACGTCAAACGACATCGCACAACGGCAACAGCGCGAGCAACGCAGAAGCCGCATCCTCCTCTGCCTCCGCCTCGCCCAATGGCAGACCGCCATCGGCTGCAACACCAAACTCAATTTTGGTGGAATTCGATCCGCCGGAAAATTGCACGCAGCGCTACACGGACGTATTGGGCAACGGGCGTTTCAATGTGATATTGGACGCGAGTCCACCATTAGCTGAT ATTAACTTGGATACGCGCGTTTGTGTGCGCAGTCAAATTGAAGGGCGATCGGGTTACGTATTTGTGGAGGGCATGGTGACTGACATCAATACACACACAAAACAATTCACTGTGCAAATAAACACGGATTCTACGCCAATC TTTAAAAAGGTGAAACGTGCCGATTTGCGACTTCTACTTCCGCCGTGGTGGGACGAGTTACGTGAACTTTCTCCTTCTCCACACACAAGCGGCGCTCACAAAGTAGGCAGCGCACACTCCGCGGTGCTAACTCCTCCACAGCAACATCGTAATGCCAGTGGCAGCAGCACCAACGTGCCACCACACAAAGGTAGCGCCGGCCATCATTCGCAATTGACTTATGTGGCGATGCGTTACGATGGTAAATGTCCGGCACATCTTACACCCACCAGCGCGCAGCAACATCCCCAGCATATGGCGTCATACAGTGCCGCCTCTGCCGCTCAGCAACAACAGCATCTACAAAAACAAGAAGAGTATTATCGCACGACTGCCACTTCACCTTTCCAGACTGTCGGTGGCAGCGGGCAACCGCTACTTGTGAACGCCAGCACCTCGGCCACTATTGGCAAGCATAACGGTAACGGCAACATTGGCGCAACGTCGGTACCCGAAATTGTTGTCTCgcaacaacaattacaattaaGTGCCACCAACAGTCATCAACCGCACCCGCAGCACTCATCAGTCGTACTCTCACAATCGCCATCGGATGATCTGCAGCGCCGACAAACACGGCAGTATGATGAATTCGAGTCGGATGATGAATTAAAAGGTGTTCAAATTGATGGTTACACGCTGGGCGATGGCGACCCCGAGAAGCTATCGGCGGGCAGCAAACGCAGCAGTGTGCAGAGTCGCGGCAGCACATCAAGCACCCCAAG ATCTCAAGCAACTACACCGCATCGTTTCAAAAAGGGTGACATTGTTCAATCGGAGTCCGGTGTACGCAAAAAATACAATGGTAAGCAATGGCGTCGCCTATGCGGCATGTGCTCCAAGGAATCTCAGCGACGCGGCTTGTGCTCACGCCATCTGAATCAGAAAGGCAGCGCTTTACGCCCCAATGGCGCTAGCCGTTTTCCTag CGATATGAATAGTCGTTCAAGCAGTAAAACGCAGGCGGACGAAGACACTTCACGCGACTCGGAGACATCGCCCAATTATCGTGTGGCAGGCCGCTCTGACCAGGAGGAGACCGATGTGGCTAATATTTTAG TGTCACTCAGCAGTTCACGTTCGGCCACGCCATCCTACTCGTCACCCGTAAACCATGGTACGTCTCCGATGAACGTCACCCACTCGCCCGTACCAGTCGTCTCCAATCGACAGAATTTTTTCACGCCGATCGGCGGTGGACCCGTTGCGACAGCGGACACGCACACAGCTAAATGGAAGGCTGCAGCCAGCCCCATCCAGTATGGCCCAGTGGGCTATTCGCAAGTTATACGCCCTGAATCGGTGCGTGCCCAGGGCGCCGCTGCGGCACCACCGCCGCAACAGTCGCCCGTCTCCATGGTGGTGCATCATCAGACTGCAACACTGCCAAGCTCAGCAACCGCAGCCACACATTTACTCGGAGCAAACAGCAATGTACATCATTCCTCTTTGCAGTCAGCGCACCATGCGCCGCCACCACCGCCCGCTACGGCtcatcaacagcagcatcaacaacaTTTGCAACAACCGACTCTGGCGCATGCTCATATGCCGCTATCGCCCGCTGCACCACCTCCACCGCCACCTGTGGTCAGCAGCGCGGTAATTGCACCGCCCCGACCACCAGCCTCGGTGGTCGCTGGTGTTGGTCATGCCACTACTAGCGTTATACGGATCTCACCTGCAGCTGCTGCCGCCGCCGCAGCCGCTGCTGCTGCCAATAATGGCACTGCAGCCAATGGTGTGCTTGGGGGCAACGCAGCACCAACACTGCCGCAGTCCTTTCATCCTGTCATCGTTGATCCCACACAATTAGTGTCATTACTGTCACCGGCTGGCGGTAACCCTGCGCTGCAGGCAGGGCAGCCCACATTGGTTTCTATTAGTAGCGGGCTGGGTGTGGGTGTCAACAGCTCACTTCTAGCTGCCGCACACCAGCAACATATGCAACACCAGGCACCGCCGCCGCCACCAATGTCAAACGAAAAGACGATTCCAAAAAACG GATTTCCGCCGGGGTCGATATATCAATGGCAAACGCTGTTGCCCACCATCAGTCAGTCCCCCGTTAAACCGACCAATTTTACAATAGCCGGCATCATACCGCCAACGGCGGAAACACCAccaccacaacaacagcaacaacaatcagCGCAAGGAATTAATCTAATAAACCACCATGGCGCACACAACCATCACAGCAATCATAGTTTGAGTGAAAGTCACAACACCGTTATGGACTTAGATTCACCGGAGAAACCGTTGAATTTCTCAACAAGTGATGCGGCTGCTATGAGCGGTAGTTTGAGTGCGAGTGGCGCTGGCGCGTCAGGTGGTATCGGGGGAAACAGCGGACCACTGGAGGATAATGACGATCAATTGGACGATGACGTTTTCGAACCATCAGCGCACTTAGCGCATCCGAAGCCAAAGCATGCGCGCTTTGCAATCAACAGCAGCAGTGACAACTACAGATATAGCAACTCGCTGGCAAATGAATGCGGCAACGATGGAATGGGCGAGCCGAAAACGCCGACAACTACGGCCAACAGCGGGACGGGCCATCACCAAACGGCGGCCAAGCGTCGTTCGCAATCGCTAAGTGCattacagcagcaacaacaacaacagcagcaacaagctAAAGGGGCAGCCGGGGGCGGTGGCGGTCCTGGCGCCAGTGACAAGGAGCCGCTTAGCCCAGTGACAATA AACAAAATCCGTCGGCCGATGAACGCTTTTATGATATTCTCGAAAAAGCACCGTAAACTGGTACACAAGAAGCATCCAAACCAAGATAATCGCACTGTTAGCAAAATTCTCGGTGAATGGTGGTACGCATTGAAACCGGAGCAGAAAGCCAAGTACCATGAATTGGCTAGTTCGGTAAAAGACGCCCATTTCAAACTGCACCCGGAGTGGAAGTGGTGTTCAAAAGATCGTCGTAAATCGTCTAGCTCCGGCAAAGGGGGAGCCGGTGGAGGACCACCGGGCATCGGTGATGCGAAACAGCGCAATGATTCGATGGATGGTACCGAGGCGTTAGGTGCTGATATGCCAATACAAAGTCCCGGTTCAGTGGGCGCTTCAAGCAACACCGCTGCCGACTCACAAGGTGACATTATTCCGTTAACAATTGAAGAAACTCTGGGACATGTCAAAGAGGAAAAACAGCGAATCAAATCGGAGATAGTGCAATCGGACGAAACGCAGTCGGATGATGAGCAC ATGCTGGTGGTAGATGAGCCTACAAATAATAAACAGGCCAATAACAACACCAATCCCGCACATCAGGACGCTACAATGAAGCAAATAGATTTAAAATGTCGCGAGCGTGTGACCGACTCAGATGTCGAAGACGCAGCCTACGATTATAGAAAATCTACAACTTTGGcgggtaaaaatgttaaaaataaaaacacagctGAAAATGAGAAG CACTCAACTTCGGAGGTATCATGCATAAAAAACGAGATACAAACAAAAATGGACGCTCTGGAGCACTCAGGGGCCAGCACATCTGGTAACAGCGTGTCTAGCACGGGCACCGAACGCGATATAACATTGAAGCCGAAGGCCATCAAGCCGTACGCTTCGAACATCGAGAGCAGCATACTCAGCCCTCAGAAACTGCCGATGTATTCCTATAATAGTCCGAAGAATCCAATCGGTGTAACACCATTCCAGCCAACAG GCGGCGCTTTCAAAACCATGCCAATAAGTCCGAAAAGTGTAAAGCTAGACGAACAACAGCCACAACAAATTCACATAAAACAGGAGGATATCAAGCAAGAGCTCGTCTCGCCTTACAAAATGAATGGTGGCGGCGGTGTATTCACATTCAATGTGCCAATTGGCGCAGCTGCATGTCTGAGTCagaagcaacaacagcaacaggctGCGGGGCATCCGTTGCGCAGCCCAAACACCATGGAAGGTACTAGAG CTGGTGCGGCAAACTCCTCTGTGCCATCTTCACCTGCGGCGGCCACTGTCGCCATCAGCGCGGCTGCGCCCACATGCTTTGCCAGCGCGCCAGCCATGACGCCAACGCAGATACTCACGGCAACGAGTGGCGGTAATGGTGGAATTGCCGGGGGCCAGAAGCAGATACTTTTTACGGTCAACAACATGTTGAATCAG TATGCCATACTGCCAATGCAGCCACAAACGGAATCATCAGCCAGTGCTGGCGGCAACGGCAGTGCAGGTTGTGGTCCAATCAAACCCACTCCAATCTCATATGTCAACTATAAGAAAAACAATGGCCAGTCGGCTTTTGGAGTGAATACAAATATCGGTGGCAACAGTGCTGTGCCCAATACGAACAACAACTCAATTTTGATGCACAACTATACAG aaGCCACGCCAAAATCGCCACCGTACAAATCATTGCCTACCACGCCGAAATCGGCATGTTCTTCTTCAACATTCGCCTTGAATCCACCCGATTCAGCTGGTAAACGCAGCTCAGATGGCAGCACTGCTTCAGCTGTAGACGCCGATGATGAACAGAATGACGTTGGTGGTAAACAGCAATTCATTTTGGCGCCAACACCGGCACAATTGGGACGTGCGAAATGCCAACGTCGCAAgaatttgt CTTCAAACAATCTATCAAATGATAACAACAATGTCAACTCATTTTCTACCACTGCCTTAATTGGTAACAATAGTAATAGCATTTCTACGAAGAAGCTCAATTCGCCCATTATGGTGGACTCTTCATCACCGATTATTGGCAATGTCAATACGGTTGTTAGTTCGATAACATCCGCGCTGCCCACACCCACCTCGTCGACAACCACACCCAACAGCGACGAACATATGCCAACAACACCGTCGGCAGTTAATAGCAATAGCAGCTCCAGTATTGTAAGTGGCATAAGCGGGATGATGAATCCGAAATCGCCATTAAAATCGACATCGACATCGGcaaccaaaaagaaaaacggCGATACGGATAG CGTGCTGAAAGAGGTTGACTTCGAAAAGAAATATCAGGCATTGCCACAATTCAAACCCGAGGACTGCTTATCGCCAAGCGCAATTGCAGTGCCATCATCGCCACGAGTCTACGGTACAAATTATCGTAAGAAGAATGCGCCACAGCCAAGTGCACCGCCAAAAAAAC TTTGCGAGGATGATTCAGCCATTGAAACAGCATCTGTGCCATCAACACCATCACAACGTTTCTTTGGACCCGATTTCAGCATTGAGCAGCTAA ATTTGGATAATTCTGATGAGACAGATCGTTCACCGCGTACTCCCCAAACTCCGTTACAAAGTGCGCGCTCCGATGCCAGTGAAAAAGGTCATCGAAAGGTATTGGAAATACGTCGCAATTATGTTTATCAGCTCTTTAGCGAGCAGGGCATGTTTCCATCGGCGCAAGCCACAATGCAATTTCAG AAAAAGCATATCGACGTCTTTCCGCGAAAACAAGATCTCCAGCTGAAAATACGCGAGGTGCGTCAAAAGTGCATGAGCCAGCCCGGCTTTACCCCGCACTCCGCTGGCCCTATAACGCCATCCGCCGAAACAAGCATATCCATAGCGTCGACAACAGCCACAAGTACGACAGCATTAAATCTCAACACCGGCAGCAACGCTAACAGTGGAG aTACGTCAACGCAAGCAAATAGCGAATAG